In Sebaldella termitidis ATCC 33386, one DNA window encodes the following:
- a CDS encoding NAD-dependent epimerase/dehydratase family protein, translating to MKKVLITGGAGFIGSHVADRFLLNNYEVIAADNLVTGNIDNINGKNIKFFNIDIRDREKLEELFKNEKPDYVIHLAAQVSVSSSVEDVLYDAEENITALINILELCKKYNTEKIVFSSTAAVYGIPEEVPSREANKTAPLSPYGLSKLTGEEYIKMYSRLFGVNYVILRYANVYGPRQSAHGEAGVVSIFNDKIKANGDIFIEGDGLQTRDFVYVKDVSGANYICATEDIKNETFNVSTNTDISILKLFNTMKKYSGYEKDAFHKEARKGDIRNSRLDNNKLLKNTSWKPEYTLDQGLKEYLDK from the coding sequence ATGAAAAAAGTACTGATAACAGGCGGGGCAGGTTTTATAGGATCCCATGTAGCAGACAGATTTCTTTTGAATAACTATGAGGTGATAGCAGCGGATAATTTGGTAACAGGAAATATTGATAATATCAACGGAAAAAATATAAAATTTTTTAATATAGATATAAGAGACAGGGAAAAACTGGAAGAGCTTTTTAAAAATGAAAAACCTGATTATGTGATTCATCTTGCAGCACAGGTCAGTGTTTCTTCATCTGTGGAAGATGTATTATATGATGCTGAGGAAAATATAACAGCATTAATAAATATTCTGGAATTATGTAAAAAATATAATACTGAAAAAATTGTATTTTCAAGTACTGCAGCAGTATACGGCATTCCGGAGGAAGTGCCTTCAAGAGAGGCTAATAAAACAGCTCCGCTGTCACCTTACGGATTGTCGAAGCTTACAGGAGAAGAATATATAAAAATGTATTCCAGACTTTTTGGTGTTAATTATGTGATATTAAGATATGCCAATGTGTATGGACCAAGACAGAGTGCACATGGAGAAGCAGGGGTAGTTTCTATATTTAACGATAAGATAAAGGCAAACGGGGATATTTTTATAGAGGGTGACGGACTTCAGACAAGAGATTTTGTTTATGTAAAGGATGTTTCCGGAGCTAATTATATATGTGCTACAGAAGATATAAAAAATGAAACTTTCAATGTCTCTACCAATACTGATATTTCTATTTTAAAACTTTTTAATACTATGAAAAAATATTCAGGCTATGAAAAAGATGCTTTTCATAAGGAAGCAAGAAAAGGGGATATTAGAAATTCAAGGCTGGATAATAATAAGTTACTGAAAAATACCAGCTGGAAACCTGAATATACACTGGATCAGGGTCTAAAAGAATATCTTGATAAATAA
- a CDS encoding glycosyltransferase: MIEKKIYYIWMGDKEKPEIFHKCYNSWKKNLPEYDIIEINESNFNLSKYINENRFFRTCYEKKLWAYISDYVRVLHLYEHGGIYMDIDMEIIKNIDGLLKNKFFIGYEDEKNVSVGIFGTVKGHIFLKKVIEFYDNEIWEKPLWTIPKIFTYILERDFGLKAGGRYIENEDMKLYPKEYFYPYHFSETYTDECITENTYGIHWWNDSWNSMKVSMFMETKHLHGIKKGVKLIKIFLRYTLKKR; the protein is encoded by the coding sequence ATGATAGAAAAGAAGATCTATTACATTTGGATGGGTGATAAAGAAAAGCCTGAGATTTTTCATAAATGTTACAATTCGTGGAAGAAAAACTTACCGGAATATGATATAATAGAGATAAATGAATCTAATTTTAATTTAAGTAAATATATAAATGAAAACAGATTTTTCAGAACCTGTTATGAAAAAAAGCTCTGGGCATATATATCTGATTATGTGAGAGTACTTCACCTGTATGAGCATGGCGGAATATATATGGATATAGACATGGAAATAATAAAAAACATAGACGGGTTACTGAAAAATAAATTTTTTATAGGATATGAAGATGAAAAAAATGTAAGTGTGGGGATATTTGGTACTGTAAAAGGACATATTTTTCTGAAGAAGGTAATAGAGTTTTATGATAATGAAATATGGGAAAAGCCTTTGTGGACAATACCAAAGATATTTACTTATATCCTTGAAAGAGATTTCGGACTGAAAGCCGGAGGCAGATATATTGAAAACGAAGATATGAAATTATACCCGAAAGAATATTTTTATCCTTATCATTTCAGCGAAACATATACAGATGAATGTATAACTGAAAATACATATGGAATACACTGGTGGAATGACAGCTGGAACAGCATGAAGGTTAGTATGTTCATGGAAACAAAGCATCTGCACGGCATAAAAAAAGGGGTTAAGCTAATAAAAATCTTTCTTAGATATACTTTGAAAAAGAGGTAA
- a CDS encoding endonuclease/exonuclease/phosphatase family protein, translated as MKKIITVLFFLTYILEAKNLKIMTYNIYGGRLANGTTIGRNIKKFDPDFISLQEVDYYTKRSNFNDIVKDIAQELNYSYYYFKKSRDYDSGEFGIGFVSRYPIEKIFEYELPSIGAEKRQVIAAQIDEKIFSKKVLIIDTHLDYNPNIKPKEMEALLNITAEFPGDVKFLTGDFNLLPTTEYYQQIIKEWNDTYLFDEPRIDYIFGDKTNNWNLRSSKFIKDEYLDWSTLSDHFPYMINVDIK; from the coding sequence ATGAAAAAAATAATTACAGTATTGTTTTTCTTAACATACATCCTGGAGGCAAAAAATTTGAAAATAATGACATATAATATATATGGCGGCAGACTGGCCAACGGAACTACCATAGGAAGAAACATAAAAAAGTTTGATCCGGATTTTATTTCTTTGCAGGAAGTGGACTATTACACCAAAAGAAGTAACTTTAATGATATTGTAAAGGATATAGCACAAGAACTGAATTACAGCTATTATTACTTTAAAAAATCAAGAGATTATGATTCCGGCGAGTTTGGAATAGGTTTCGTGTCAAGATATCCCATAGAGAAGATTTTTGAATATGAGCTTCCTTCAATAGGAGCGGAAAAACGTCAGGTAATTGCTGCACAGATAGATGAGAAGATTTTTTCTAAAAAAGTACTTATAATAGATACACATCTAGATTATAATCCTAATATAAAGCCTAAAGAAATGGAAGCATTACTAAATATCACGGCAGAATTTCCCGGTGATGTAAAGTTTTTGACAGGCGACTTTAATCTGCTGCCTACGACGGAATATTACCAGCAGATAATAAAAGAATGGAATGATACATATTTATTTGATGAACCAAGAATAGATTATATTTTTGGAGATAAGACAAATAACTGGAATCTGAGAAGCAGTAAGTTCATAAAGGATGAATATCTGGACTGGAGCACTTTAAGCGATCATTTTCCATATATGATAAATGTAGACATAAAATAG
- a CDS encoding CDP-glycerol--glycerophosphate glycerophosphotransferase — MKKMIFLLNMIIAFFLYPILKYRFKGRNIWLTGGSAGELYVDNGKAMFEYLNEKKDIETYWVINKNSSARKQVNGKMLDRGSIKSYLYFMNSKAVLFSHSISADIVPYLFAVPLINRFHYKTVKVFLNHGTVALKKRQPMNPKLEKMVERLITSYDINTADAEYEKNIKHEGWKIDNSKIFIIGSPRYDTLDNKSEGNKIFFMPTWRPWVKNDKASIEETDYFQNITGLIKNKELQDFLKENNIVMNIYIHQLLHEHLGSFSSGISGENIVLLPKEADIQNEITAGSMLITDYSSMAFDFYYLNKPVLFFQFDREKYEKLLGSYISLEKDLFGEAVFTIEDCVAKIKEMYSDNFQISDKYRQLRSRYFKYTDKNNRERLYKIIKEEVVRNR; from the coding sequence ATGAAGAAAATGATATTTTTGCTGAATATGATAATAGCTTTTTTTCTCTATCCTATTTTAAAATACAGATTTAAAGGACGAAATATATGGCTTACCGGGGGAAGTGCCGGAGAGCTTTATGTGGACAACGGAAAGGCAATGTTTGAATATCTGAATGAAAAGAAGGATATCGAGACATACTGGGTTATTAACAAAAATTCTTCTGCGCGAAAGCAGGTAAACGGAAAAATGCTGGACAGGGGCAGTATAAAATCATATCTTTATTTTATGAATTCAAAAGCAGTATTATTTTCACATTCAATATCTGCCGATATAGTACCGTACTTATTTGCAGTACCTTTGATAAACAGATTTCACTATAAAACAGTAAAAGTATTTTTGAATCACGGAACAGTGGCTCTGAAAAAAAGACAGCCGATGAATCCCAAACTGGAAAAAATGGTGGAACGTCTTATCACATCATATGATATTAATACAGCAGATGCTGAATATGAAAAAAATATAAAACATGAAGGCTGGAAAATAGATAACAGTAAAATTTTTATTATAGGCAGTCCAAGATATGACACACTTGATAATAAAAGTGAAGGCAATAAAATATTTTTTATGCCTACATGGAGACCCTGGGTAAAAAATGACAAAGCTTCGATAGAAGAAACAGATTATTTTCAAAATATAACAGGATTAATAAAAAATAAAGAACTGCAGGATTTTTTGAAAGAAAATAATATTGTTATGAATATATACATACATCAGCTGCTGCATGAGCATTTAGGAAGTTTTAGCAGCGGGATAAGCGGGGAAAATATCGTACTTCTGCCAAAAGAAGCTGATATACAGAATGAAATAACTGCAGGAAGTATGCTGATAACGGATTATTCAAGTATGGCATTTGATTTTTACTATCTGAATAAGCCTGTGTTATTCTTTCAGTTTGACAGGGAAAAATACGAGAAGCTACTGGGTTCTTATATCAGTCTTGAAAAGGATTTATTCGGAGAAGCGGTTTTCACTATAGAAGATTGTGTAGCGAAAATAAAAGAGATGTATTCTGATAATTTTCAAATTTCTGATAAGTACAGACAGTTAAGAAGCAGGTATTTTAAATATACAGACAAGAATAACAGGGAAAGACTGTATAAGATTATAAAAGAGGAAGTGGTCAGAAATAGATAA
- the miaA gene encoding tRNA (adenosine(37)-N6)-dimethylallyltransferase MiaA gives MKGLVIAGPTGVGKTDLSLRLAEKLKTEIISADSMQIYKGMDIGTAKIKPEETNGIKHYIIDIVFPDEDYSLGNFERDVNKILSEKEKNSENIIIAGGTGLYINAVTDGISELPEKDENLRKIFSEKTLEELQKELYALDPESYNEIDIKNKVRVVRALEVCILSGKKFSVLKNKNIKRNNFNFLKVLLLRDRQELYDRIDRRVDFMMQEGLLEEAEEIYGKYSSSLHKISAIGYKELFSYFDGELSLDEAVDKIKMESRRYAKRQMTWFRKEKDYCIYNLSLQSETEIFEDILEKWESHRK, from the coding sequence ATGAAAGGATTAGTAATAGCTGGACCAACAGGTGTGGGGAAAACCGATCTTTCCCTAAGGCTTGCCGAAAAGCTAAAAACAGAAATTATATCTGCAGATTCAATGCAGATATATAAGGGTATGGATATAGGGACGGCAAAAATAAAACCGGAAGAAACAAATGGTATAAAGCACTATATTATAGATATAGTGTTTCCTGACGAAGATTATTCCCTGGGAAATTTTGAAAGAGATGTAAATAAAATATTGTCAGAAAAAGAAAAAAATAGTGAAAATATAATTATTGCAGGCGGGACAGGACTTTATATAAATGCAGTGACAGACGGTATATCAGAGCTTCCTGAAAAAGATGAAAACCTGCGGAAAATCTTTTCGGAAAAAACTCTGGAAGAATTGCAGAAAGAGCTTTATGCTTTGGATCCTGAGTCTTATAATGAGATTGACATAAAAAATAAAGTCAGGGTTGTGCGTGCTTTAGAAGTTTGTATTTTGAGCGGAAAAAAGTTTAGCGTTTTGAAAAATAAAAATATAAAGAGAAATAATTTCAATTTTCTGAAAGTTCTGCTTTTAAGGGACAGACAGGAATTATATGACAGAATTGACAGAAGAGTTGATTTTATGATGCAGGAGGGGCTTTTAGAGGAAGCAGAAGAGATATACGGCAAATACAGCAGCTCTCTTCATAAAATAAGTGCAATAGGATACAAGGAATTATTTTCTTATTTTGACGGGGAGCTGTCGCTTGATGAAGCTGTGGACAAAATAAAAATGGAGTCAAGGAGATATGCCAAGAGACAGATGACATGGTTTCGCAAAGAGAAGGACTACTGTATTTATAATCTGAGTCTCCAGAGTGAGACGGAAATATTTGAAGATATTTTGGAAAAGTGGGAGAGTCATAGAAAATAA
- a CDS encoding sugar transferase, translating to MSISGVRKNFAYLFFILNIVVYFFCLMLIGDSLGGRNIAIFIFSACLYYIFNIYDMSSSRYRNSDMLMAVFLNAFLFVLSLFAKLFTFNQGIIVFGLILFFQMLFKYLVLSVFVDKLKVLFIGVNDYQEELIKTLKKGEQYRFLGVLDNKQENFIEALKSEYGRLKPDIIVDFTDTLLNDTKLVEILLNYKLEGLQFYNYLNFYENLEMKLPISDLDQKWFLENDGFEIYYNNFNMRVKRLLDILMAVVIGTICLPLMLIAAVIVKLGSKGPVLFVQERIGELNRPFDMYKFRSMAQDAEKDGPQWAQKNDARITRFGKFMRLTRIDELPQLWNVIRGDMSFVGPRPEREFFIKQLEKEIPYYNLRHTVKPGLTGWAQIMYQYGSTIDDSYIKLQYDLYYIKHHNIIFDFMIILNTITTVILGKGR from the coding sequence ATGAGTATAAGCGGAGTCAGAAAAAATTTTGCATATTTATTCTTTATACTAAACATAGTGGTTTATTTCTTTTGCCTCATGTTGATAGGGGATAGTCTGGGCGGCAGAAATATCGCCATTTTTATATTTTCAGCGTGTTTATATTATATATTCAATATATACGATATGAGCAGCAGCAGATACAGAAATTCGGATATGTTAATGGCTGTATTTCTGAATGCTTTTTTATTTGTACTTTCTTTATTTGCAAAGCTGTTTACTTTTAATCAGGGAATAATAGTATTCGGTCTTATCTTATTCTTTCAGATGTTATTTAAATATTTGGTTTTAAGTGTTTTTGTGGATAAATTAAAGGTACTTTTTATAGGGGTAAATGATTATCAGGAAGAGCTTATAAAAACTTTGAAGAAGGGTGAGCAGTATCGTTTTCTGGGAGTTCTTGACAATAAACAAGAGAACTTTATAGAAGCGCTGAAATCCGAGTATGGAAGACTAAAGCCTGACATAATCGTTGATTTTACGGATACTCTTTTGAATGATACAAAGCTTGTGGAAATTTTACTTAATTACAAGCTTGAAGGTCTTCAGTTTTATAACTATCTGAATTTTTATGAAAATCTGGAAATGAAGCTTCCCATCAGTGATCTTGATCAAAAATGGTTCCTTGAAAATGACGGTTTTGAAATTTACTATAATAATTTCAATATGAGGGTAAAAAGACTTTTGGATATATTAATGGCTGTGGTAATAGGAACAATATGCCTGCCGTTAATGCTCATAGCGGCAGTAATAGTAAAGCTTGGTTCAAAAGGGCCTGTTTTATTCGTACAGGAACGTATCGGAGAACTGAACAGACCGTTTGATATGTATAAATTCAGATCAATGGCACAGGATGCAGAAAAAGACGGTCCTCAGTGGGCACAGAAAAATGATGCAAGAATAACAAGATTTGGTAAATTTATGAGGCTTACGAGAATAGACGAGCTTCCTCAGCTGTGGAATGTAATAAGGGGAGATATGAGCTTTGTAGGTCCAAGACCTGAAAGAGAGTTTTTTATAAAGCAGCTGGAAAAAGAAATTCCTTACTATAATCTTAGACATACAGTAAAGCCGGGATTGACAGGATGGGCGCAGATAATGTATCAGTATGGTTCTACCATAGATGATTCATATATTAAGCTGCAATATGACCTTTACTATATAAAGCATCATAATATAATATTTGATTTTATGATAATACTAAATACAATAACTACGGTTATTTTAGGGAAAGGAAGATAG
- a CDS encoding O-antigen polysaccharide polymerase Wzy family protein produces MKHNKVLFLIFHVFVIMFVLILTNIFTAGENSDSMKFLEAVLLVLYIYTILTAKMYLDWLNSYMIFLYTLFLFNFTRVFLDIIGYRTFGWATKFANYYFYYSIRNEILEVFILILLFTHLGFAVSILNEKELHLGVKLETRPFFTQTGIILFLISLPGILAKMLIQLRLILRVGYEAYYTGVLKNIDYPAFTKGSGTIMTIGFLIFLISIPSKKKFISIGSLYLLVKLIDSMKGARSVFLTQLLFIMWYYYKVYGTKIKFGTVIKLGVFTMVFSQILVSVRSKKVFSLDLINGIFDFLHSQGVSYLVLGYLIQFKDYIHESKTYPYILQGLFGFAPQSAETLNTTNSLADRLTYYLNPGAYLRGEGIGSNYIAEFYDLGYVWLIIGSILLGYIIIKYEKYVTKSRCMLLVSAYFIPNLFYIPRGSFFGSGLIKGMTFYTVLYITVQILENMYFRIKGAYNDRKEDLLHLDG; encoded by the coding sequence ATGAAACACAATAAAGTATTATTTCTGATATTTCATGTGTTTGTAATAATGTTTGTCCTGATACTGACAAATATTTTTACAGCCGGCGAAAATTCGGACAGCATGAAATTTTTGGAGGCAGTATTGCTTGTATTATACATATATACAATATTAACAGCAAAAATGTATTTAGACTGGCTGAATTCGTATATGATTTTTTTGTACACACTCTTTTTATTTAATTTTACCAGAGTGTTTCTTGATATAATCGGATATAGAACTTTTGGATGGGCGACTAAATTTGCAAACTATTATTTTTATTACAGTATAAGAAATGAGATTCTGGAGGTCTTCATACTGATACTTCTTTTTACTCATTTAGGATTTGCCGTATCAATATTAAATGAAAAAGAACTGCATTTAGGGGTAAAATTGGAAACAAGACCATTTTTTACACAAACAGGAATTATTTTATTTTTGATAAGTCTGCCCGGTATATTAGCTAAAATGCTGATACAGCTGAGACTGATTCTTCGGGTAGGGTATGAGGCATATTATACCGGAGTACTGAAAAATATAGATTATCCTGCATTCACCAAAGGGTCGGGAACTATTATGACAATAGGTTTCCTGATTTTTCTGATATCAATACCGTCAAAAAAGAAGTTTATTTCAATAGGTTCTTTATACCTTCTGGTAAAGCTTATAGATTCAATGAAAGGTGCCAGATCTGTATTCCTGACCCAGCTTTTATTCATAATGTGGTATTATTACAAAGTATACGGTACAAAAATAAAATTCGGAACTGTAATAAAGCTCGGGGTTTTTACCATGGTATTTTCCCAGATTTTGGTGTCTGTAAGAAGTAAAAAGGTATTTTCACTTGATTTGATAAATGGAATATTTGATTTTTTACATTCTCAGGGTGTAAGCTATCTGGTTTTGGGTTATCTTATACAATTTAAGGACTATATTCACGAAAGTAAAACATATCCGTATATTTTACAGGGACTTTTTGGATTTGCACCGCAGTCTGCGGAAACTTTGAATACGACGAATTCTCTTGCAGACAGACTTACTTACTATCTGAATCCCGGAGCATACCTCAGGGGTGAAGGGATAGGTTCCAATTATATAGCGGAATTTTATGATCTGGGATATGTATGGCTGATAATAGGATCAATATTATTAGGATATATAATTATAAAATATGAAAAGTATGTTACTAAAAGCCGATGTATGCTCTTAGTATCCGCATATTTTATACCAAATCTTTTTTATATACCAAGAGGATCATTTTTTGGAAGCGGATTGATAAAGGGAATGACATTTTATACAGTACTCTATATAACAGTTCAGATATTGGAAAATATGTATTTTAGAATAAAAGGAGCTTATAATGATAGAAAAGAAGATCTATTACATTTGGATGGGTGA
- a CDS encoding glycosyltransferase family 2 protein codes for MKISLIMPTINRRNELIIFLQSLESQTYKNFELIVLDQNAGDFITEIIEGFQKHLDIKYIKSSEWGLSLNRNEGLIIADGDIIAFPDDDCEYPEDILEKVVKFFEENKEYKIFSCRTLERGKDYGTGVMATEEAEITYSNVEETVKSITFFVNYKLEDLILFDADLGVGAYFGSGEETDYVLELLHKGFRGRYFPDEIIYHPAKKGNYDDVERAYRYALGYGALVKKEVKLRKNKKYFSKYLKKMIRSIGGMIISKERRYYYHVFKGRMRGYKEYKIGERK; via the coding sequence TTGAAGATATCTTTAATAATGCCTACAATCAACAGACGTAATGAGCTGATAATATTTTTACAAAGCCTTGAAAGCCAGACTTACAAGAATTTTGAGTTAATTGTACTGGATCAGAATGCAGGAGATTTTATAACCGAGATAATAGAAGGATTTCAGAAGCATCTGGATATAAAGTACATAAAGAGCAGCGAATGGGGGCTTAGTCTGAACAGAAACGAAGGACTTATAATAGCAGACGGTGATATTATAGCTTTTCCGGATGATGATTGTGAATATCCGGAAGATATTCTGGAAAAGGTAGTTAAGTTTTTTGAGGAGAATAAAGAATACAAAATTTTTTCCTGCAGAACTTTGGAGCGGGGAAAAGATTACGGAACAGGAGTAATGGCAACAGAAGAAGCGGAAATAACTTACAGTAACGTAGAAGAAACTGTAAAATCCATAACTTTTTTTGTAAACTATAAGCTGGAAGATCTGATATTATTTGATGCAGATCTCGGAGTAGGGGCATATTTCGGCAGCGGCGAGGAAACAGACTATGTATTGGAGCTGCTTCATAAAGGTTTTCGGGGAAGATATTTTCCTGATGAAATAATATACCACCCTGCTAAAAAAGGGAACTATGATGATGTAGAGAGAGCATACAGATATGCTTTGGGTTACGGAGCCCTTGTAAAAAAAGAAGTAAAGCTCAGAAAAAATAAGAAATATTTCTCAAAATATTTGAAAAAAATGATAAGAAGTATCGGGGGTATGATTATCTCAAAAGAGAGAAGATATTATTATCATGTATTTAAGGGTAGAATGAGAGGGTATAAGGAATATAAGATCGGAGAGAGAAAATGA
- a CDS encoding glycosyltransferase family 2 protein — MSIITPLYNGEEFIKDAVESVLAQTYENWELLVIDDGSADNGYNIVKEYSDKDKRIKLLKNEKNSGVTKTRNKGIESSEGRYIAFLDSDDMWQKEKLERQINFMKAHDAAISCTAYARVDREGNEKKIIHVKEEITYNMLLKTNMMGCLTVIYDTEKTGKRYFAEAEKSEDYILWLSMVRDIKKAYGLDEMLAYYRVLDNSRSSNKLKVVKFQWKIYRKYEKLSLFKTMYCFIFYILEGTRKNL, encoded by the coding sequence GTGTCAATAATAACCCCGCTGTATAACGGGGAAGAATTCATAAAAGATGCTGTGGAGTCTGTTTTGGCACAGACATATGAAAACTGGGAGCTGCTTGTAATAGATGACGGCTCGGCGGATAACGGCTATAATATAGTAAAAGAATATTCCGATAAAGATAAACGGATAAAGCTTTTGAAAAATGAAAAAAATTCCGGTGTAACCAAAACAAGAAACAAAGGTATAGAAAGCTCGGAAGGAAGATATATAGCATTTTTAGACAGTGATGATATGTGGCAGAAAGAAAAGCTGGAAAGACAGATAAATTTTATGAAAGCACATGATGCTGCAATTTCCTGTACTGCATATGCAAGGGTTGACCGTGAAGGTAATGAAAAGAAAATAATACATGTGAAAGAAGAAATAACTTATAATATGCTTTTGAAAACCAATATGATGGGGTGTCTGACAGTAATATACGATACTGAAAAAACCGGAAAAAGATATTTTGCCGAAGCAGAAAAAAGTGAGGACTATATATTATGGCTTTCAATGGTAAGAGATATAAAAAAAGCCTACGGTCTGGATGAAATGCTTGCTTATTACAGAGTCTTAGATAATTCGAGATCAAGCAACAAGCTGAAAGTAGTAAAATTTCAGTGGAAAATATACAGAAAATATGAGAAACTGTCACTTTTTAAAACAATGTACTGTTTTATTTTTTATATTTTGGAAGGAACAAGAAAAAACCTCTGA
- a CDS encoding class I SAM-dependent methyltransferase yields MKDTWNPDLYKNNHSFVYDYGKDLLALLDPKDGEVILDLGCGTGELTFEISKKTRFITGIDASEKMLSKAKKSYPDIEFLNIDALSMDYRNKFDKVFSNAVFHWIFEQEKFLKNIYNSLKPGGKLIFEMGGKDNTAVIMLNLKKALIKRGFNKNAEKQVMFFPSVGEYSALLEKTGFTVRYALYFDRDTVLNGKDGLKNFINMFHNSYFDDIDENLRNEIIQEVENNVKPVLYKDGVWYADYKRLRIIAEKII; encoded by the coding sequence ATGAAAGACACATGGAATCCTGACTTATACAAAAATAACCACTCTTTTGTCTATGACTATGGAAAAGATCTTTTAGCTCTTCTTGATCCTAAAGACGGAGAAGTAATATTAGATCTGGGCTGCGGTACCGGCGAACTCACTTTCGAAATATCAAAGAAAACCCGTTTTATTACTGGTATTGATGCTTCTGAAAAAATGCTGTCCAAAGCAAAGAAGAGCTACCCTGATATTGAATTTTTAAATATAGATGCTCTTAGTATGGACTACCGTAATAAATTTGACAAAGTATTCTCAAATGCTGTATTCCACTGGATTTTTGAACAGGAAAAATTTTTGAAAAATATATATAATTCTCTTAAGCCTGGCGGAAAACTTATTTTTGAAATGGGCGGCAAGGATAATACTGCTGTCATTATGCTTAATTTGAAAAAGGCTTTGATAAAAAGAGGCTTTAATAAAAATGCTGAAAAGCAGGTTATGTTTTTTCCTTCTGTGGGAGAATATTCTGCACTTCTTGAAAAAACAGGCTTTACAGTTAGATATGCACTTTATTTTGACAGAGATACTGTACTTAACGGAAAAGACGGCTTGAAAAATTTTATAAACATGTTTCATAATTCATATTTTGATGACATTGATGAAAACCTGAGAAATGAAATTATACAGGAAGTAGAAAACAATGTAAAACCTGTTCTTTATAAAGACGGGGTATGGTATGCCGATTACAAAAGACTTCGCATAATTGCAGAAAAAATTATATAA